Proteins encoded in a region of the Thermoplasma sp. Kam2015 genome:
- a CDS encoding N-glycosylase/DNA lyase, with protein MDTIISVPFLDDDNVRSLIYSKAEEFRSIGRSSKETLFKELVFCILAANTSASMSLRMQEAIGDGFLYMSRDELRNALKTNKYRFYNVRSDFIVRSRSIIDELPEIVKSSDHEGSRDYLVENVYGVGYKEASHFLRNVGIFDFAILDKHIMKWMSQYYPVKKNSSKKNYLYNEEIFRGLSASLGVEPGILDLFIWYSETGTVIK; from the coding sequence ATGGATACCATTATATCCGTACCTTTTTTAGATGATGATAACGTAAGATCGCTTATATACAGTAAGGCCGAAGAATTTAGATCCATAGGCAGATCCTCCAAGGAGACACTCTTTAAAGAACTTGTTTTCTGCATACTCGCTGCAAACACATCTGCATCCATGAGCCTGAGAATGCAGGAGGCAATTGGAGATGGTTTTCTTTACATGTCAAGGGATGAACTTAGGAACGCTCTGAAGACAAATAAGTACAGATTCTATAATGTGAGATCGGATTTCATAGTGAGATCGCGATCGATCATAGACGAACTGCCGGAAATCGTAAAGTCGAGTGATCACGAAGGATCAAGGGATTACCTGGTTGAAAATGTGTATGGCGTCGGATACAAGGAGGCATCCCATTTCCTCAGAAATGTGGGAATTTTTGATTTTGCCATACTTGACAAGCATATAATGAAATGGATGTCGCAGTACTATCCAGTTAAGAAGAATTCAAGCAAGAAGAACTACCTTTACAATGAGGAAATATTCAGGGGGTTATCAGCCAGCCTGGGCGTGGAACCAGGCATACTAGATCTCTTCATCTGGTACAGCGAGACAGGAACAGTCATCAAATGA
- a CDS encoding superoxide dismutase translates to MAETWEIKEKLKPRGLEGISDVQIDNHFDVHYKGYVNKLNEIWSRLPDVDRSKANQNYSEFRALKLEETFNYGGSLLHELYFEGLTPKHSEVPKEFKDAVAKDFGSYEKWVEDFKATGTAFRGWAILVFDLNYGKLRNIGSDAHNVGLIWNSIAILTMDVYEHAYYVDYGAKRAPYLDAFLKNVNWPVVLDRLNRAKKAYEAFKS, encoded by the coding sequence ATGGCAGAAACATGGGAGATAAAGGAAAAACTGAAACCAAGAGGACTGGAAGGCATATCAGACGTTCAGATAGACAACCACTTTGATGTGCATTATAAGGGATACGTTAACAAGCTGAATGAGATATGGAGCAGACTGCCAGATGTGGACAGGAGCAAGGCAAATCAGAACTACAGTGAATTCAGGGCGCTCAAGCTTGAGGAGACATTCAACTACGGCGGTTCACTTCTTCACGAACTATATTTCGAAGGCCTCACACCAAAACACTCCGAGGTACCAAAGGAGTTCAAGGATGCAGTTGCAAAGGACTTCGGATCCTATGAGAAATGGGTTGAGGACTTCAAGGCAACCGGAACAGCGTTCAGGGGATGGGCAATCCTAGTATTCGATCTGAACTATGGAAAGCTGAGGAACATAGGATCAGATGCGCACAACGTTGGACTCATATGGAACTCCATAGCCATACTCACCATGGATGTGTACGAACATGCCTACTATGTGGACTATGGAGCAAAGAGGGCACCATATCTTGACGCATTCCTCAAGAATGTCAACTGGCCTGTGGTGCTTGACAGGTTGAACAGGGCAAAGAAGGCGTACGAGGCTTTTAAATCCTAA